From uncultured Desulfobacter sp.:
CGCTTTCCGGCTCGACAGCCAGCTCTTTTTCTTCATCTTCAATAATTTCACTGCACAGCTTAATACATTCATTACAGATATAGACGCTGGGCCCGGCTATCAGTTTTTTTACTTCCTTTTGGTTTTTACCGCAGAATGAACAGAAAAACTGATCGTTCGTATCATCTTTTTTGGCCATATTTTATGACTCCTTTGACGCCCCCTGCTCAGAGGCCTGTTCCAATTGGCTTCTGTCACTGACCACACGGTCAATAATGCCGTATTCCAAAGCTTGCTCACCAGACATGAAAAAATCACGTTCCGTATCAGCTGCAACCTTTTCGATGTCCTGTCCCGTATGCGTTGCTATAATTTCGTTCAAAACATCTTTCATTCTTAAAATTTCAGTCGCCTGAATCTTTATGTCAGTGGCCTGACCCTGGGCACCGCCCAGCGGCTGATGAATCATAATCCTGGCATTAGGCAAGGCAAACCTTTTGCCGGATGTTCCGGCAGTGAGAAGTAACGCTCCCATACTGGCTGCCTGGCCGATACACACCGTCGCCACATCCGGCTTGATGTACTGGATGGTGTCATAAATGGCCATACCTGCTGTCACAACGCCGCCAGGGGAATTGATATAAAAATTGATATCTTTCTCAGGATCCTCGGATTCAAGAAACAGCATCTGTGCAACAATGAGGTTGGCAATTTCATTGTCTATGGGAGATCCCAAAAAAATAATCCTGTCTTTTAAAAGCCGTGAATAGATATCATAGGCACGTTCTCCCCTGTTGCTCTGCTCAACAACCATTGGAATAAGAGGCACGATTTAACTCCTTGTCATGATCTAAATATATGTTTTTAACTTTGTTACCGGCCAAGCAATAACAGATGAAGCATTTATATATAAGTTTTCAGATTATTTTTACGCTTGCACACCTTCTTCCTCAGTTGATACATCAGCGGCGGCTTGCGAATCATCCGGCGTCACTTCAATTATATTGCTTTTCTCTATTATAAGATCAATCGCCTTTTTTTCAAGCTGGGTATGTTTATAATATTCAAGCTGACGCGCGTCCATGTTGAAAAAATTCTTGATGGCATCCTTTGTCGCGCTCATGGCCTTGGCCATCTCTTCAAATCCGGCGTCAAGCTCTTCATCAGTAAGCTCCATCTTTTCCTGGGTAATTATTTTATCCAGAATCAGATGTCGGCGGGCCTGTTTTTCAGCCACATCCCTGTATTTTTCCTGCATGATTTCCCGGCTCAAACCGACGTCTTCAAGGGAGGTGTTATTCTGGGCATAGGCCTGTTCCGTCTCAGCAATAATACCGTCAAGTTCACCTTCAACCAGGGCTTGGGGGACTTCAAAGTCTATTTTTTCAAGAATTTGGGAAAAAATCTGCTCACTCATTTCATGCTTGACCCGCTGAACAATCCCCTTTTCAAGGTTATCCCGGATGGAAGCTTTTACATCTTCAAGGGTTTCGAATTGGTCAAGATCTTTTACCAGGTCATCATTGGCCTCGGGCAACACCTCTTCCTGGATTTCCTTGAGTGTAACCTTATATTGAATGGTTTTTCCTTTCAGATTCTCATCATGATAATCATCATCGTAAACCACTTCAACTTCCAGGTCCTGAACCGGAATGCAACCGATAAGTTTTTCAGAAAATTCCTTGGGCAACGGTTCCCTATTAATAGCGGTAACATAATTTTCAACTTTAGGGGCATGCTCAAAGGCTTCTCCATTTAGAAACCCTTCATAATCAATCAGAACAAAGTCACCTTCTTTTACCGGACGTTCCTCTTCAACTTTCCGCTTTGTAGCCATGCTCTTTTGCAGCATATATATCTGGCTTTCAATCTCGCCCTCGGCTACTTCATAAAGCCTCTTTTTAATTTCAAGGCCTTGTAAATCGATATCATCCAGTTCAGGTTTAACTTCCACAGTGATCTCAAACGCATATTCAGCATCCGGCTTGAGTTCCGGGGGGTCAAGTTGAGGCCCGCCCACAATATCTAACTTATGATTTTCAACAGCTTCAATAAAAGCCTCCTGGATCAGGCGCGGGGCAACCTCGGCATGAACGTCTGCGGAAAACCGGTTTTCAAGCACTTTTCTGGGAATTTTTCCTTTTCGAAAACCTTTGATATCTGCCTTCTTTTTCAACTCGGCATAGGCTTTATTCAACTCTTTGGAAATTGTTTCCTTAGGAATTTCAAAAGAAAGCACTTTTTTAATACTGCTCTGATCTTCGATTTTTACCTGCATGATTTTGTCCTGTTATATCCTGTTAATTGGCGTTATTCTAAACGCATCTTCAAAAAAATAATATTATACCCTAACTGATTTATTACACGGTACAAACACTTTACACAAAGTTTATTAAAATACCCCGTCTTCATTGTGGTGTCAAGGAAATTGCCACACCCCATAGATAGGTTCAAAGCCTGAGCCATGTAACTTTTTAATCCATTTCAAAATTATGGCGCAGGACCGATTGGAAAGATTAACCTTGATTTTTTTTATTTCAAGTGATAAACATCTTATTCAATTTTTTAAAATCGGGGCGTAGCGCAGCCTGGTAGCGCGCTTGCTTTGGGAGCAAGATGTCGGAGGTTCGAATCCTCTCGCCCCGACCAGTAAAAACAACCGTTTACACGATTCTCAAAAAAAACAGTTTTTTAATTGTGGGAATCTTTTGTGTGACAGGTTATTTTTTTATCTTTTTGCCCCCCCACCCCTTACCAATCATCCCCAGAACGGGGCTTAATCATGCCTGTTCACAAACGGCACTTGCAATGCACCATGTTTTACTGTCCATCAGAGCATTATCATCCCGGGCCTTGATTCCAAATTATTAGGACCTGGCAAGCGCCGCTATGAATTGAGTCTGTGCCTTGACAAAAACTAAAGGCCTGCTTTAATGTATGCCTGATTCACGGCGCTCAAAGCAAGCGGAACCAAAACAGCTCTGCCTGCATGCCGGTATTTATTGACTACTACAACTTGGTGAAAAAATGCCTGCTAAATTCAGGATTAATCTTGAGGCCGTGGAGTATTATCTTAGGACTGTCCAAAAAAATTTCGACCAGATTAATGACTCTCTACATATGCGTCGGGAGCCCATGCGCGATGAGATTGTTGAAAACATGCTTGCCGGCTACCGCTATGTCAACAACCTGTTTGACCAGGATTTTAGCCTGGTGGAGCAGGAGGGACTGCATCATTTCCTTGAGCTTAACCATATTGTCCTATGTGGGGATGACCTGAAAAAAAGAAAGGATTTCAAGCAACATATCCTGGCCACAAGCGACCGATTTTACAGCCAAGGAGAATTTTGCATCAAGCACCTGCGTTCTTGGGCAAAGGATCATAAGCATGTCACTCCTTGGAAGCGCGCCGCCGGCATGTACATTCTCCATGTCAGCCAACCCCAGCTCTTTTTTGAAGGCAACCACCGGACCGGGGCACTTTTGATGAGCAGTATTCTTGTCCGTGGCGGCAAGCCTCCTTTTGTTCTGACGGTGGATAATGCCAAAGCATATTTTGATCCTTCAAGCCTTGCCAAAGCCACAAAAAAAGATCTGATGGGCAAATTATATAAACTGCCAAAAATAAAAAAAAATTTTGCAAAGTTCCTTGAAGCCCAAGCCAATCCGGAGTTATTGATCAAGGCGTGCTGACACCTGCTTTTTCTCATTTAGCTTTTCTGACTTACACGCTCCTCATTAAATCGTAACAAAATCATAACATTTCAATAGTAATAATACTGGCCATGTTGATCCTTAACTAAAAAATTAGTTTAAAACGTTAATAACGGCCATGGCCGACCTGGTCTTTCACCGAGGTTAGGCCACAACAAATCATGAAAGAAACTAACTGGTTAGTTTAGTTCTTTCATATAAACAGGAGAAAAAGCCAGATGAAACTGAAATCTTTACTTAATGTTGCTTTATCCGCTGCCGTTGCAGCATCCTTCATGATTGCGGGCTCCGCAACTGCAAGTACAACCAAAATCACCGGTGCCGGCGCCAGCTTTCCTGCACCAATTTACAGCGAATGGTTTAAAGACCTTGCCAAAAAAACCAATGGCGAAATCAGAGTGGACTACCAGTCCATCGGTTCAGGTTCCGGCATCAAAAACTTCATTGCACACACCGTTGATTTTGGTGCCAGTGACGCAGCCATGAAGCAGAGTGAAATTGATCAGGTACCCGAGGGTGTTCAGCTGTTGCCCATGACCGCAGGTGAAATTGTTCTTGCGTACAACCTTCCCGGCATTGACGGCCTCAAACTGCCCCGGGACGTATATCCCCAAATTTTCCTGGGCAAAATCACCAAATGGAATGACGCCAAAATCGTTGCCGCCAACCCCGGCGTAAAACTGCCTGACACGCCCATCACCGTTGTTGTCCGTTCCGACAAATCTGGTACGACCTTTGGCTTCACCGGCCATTTAAGCGCCATATCTTCTGATTTCAAATCTGCTGTAGGCCAGGGTAAAATGGTTCAATGGACCGCCCGCAACATGGTAAAAGGCAAAAAGAATGATGGTGTATCTTCCGCTGTCCGCCAGACCCCCGGCGCCATCGGTTACACCGAATACGGTTTTGCCAAGCTGAATAAACTGCCCACGGCATGCCTGGAAAACAAAACCGGCAAATTTGTATGCCCCGGACCTGAAGGTGGTGCTGCCGCACTTGCCAACGCTGTCCTGCCCGAAAACATGATCGTGTTTATCAATGATCCTGCAGGCGATGCATCCTACCCCATTGCAACCTTTACCTGGATGCTGCTCTACAAAAAGAACAAAAGCCCGGAATTGGCCGCAGCACTTCGCAAAATGGTTGAATACTGCCTGGATGAAGGTCAGAAAATTGCTGACAAAGCCGGTTATATCCCCCTTCCTGAAAGTGTCGTAGAAAAAGTTAGAGCCGCTTCTAAGAACATTCAGTAAAACAATCTATTTTCTTGATCAGGTAGGCACTTTCATTTAAAATGAAAGTGCCTTATTTCTTATCTGGAGACTAAAAAATGGCTGACAATGAATTTTTGGGTAATGTTGGTGGCAGGACATTATCCAAACCGCCCACCCCGGGCGACATTTTTTTTGACAAATCATTCAGATTCCTGACCCGGGCTTTTACCTGGGCCACCATTTTCCTGCTGGCGTTCATTGTCTATAAAATCGGCGGGGAAGCGTTGCCGGCTTTTCCGGACCTGGGAATCAAATTTTTGTTCACCTCGACCTGGAACTCAAGCCAAAATATATATGGTCTTCTTCCCCAGATTTGGGGAACACTCTACAGCTCATTTCTCGCCCTTCTTCTTGGTGGATTTTTCGGAATCAGCATTGCAATATTCATTACCCAGGATTTTCTTCCATATAAAATTGAAATTATATTAAAAAATATTATTGAACTGCTTGCCGCCATCCCAAGTGTTGTTTACGGGCTGTGGGGCATTTATGTTCTGATCCCGCTGATCCGTCCCTTTGCCAATTTCCTGCACGAGTACCTGGGCTGGATTCCTTTTTTCTCCACCCGGCTTTCGGGCTTAGGCCTTCTTCCGGCAGCGCTGGTTCTGTCCATTATGATCCTGCCCACGGTTGCAGCCATTTCCCAGGATGCTTTCAAGGCCATACCCCATAAAACCAAAGAAGCCGCCTTCGGCATGGGCACCACCCGCTGGGAAGCCATTTTGCGGGTTATGCTGCCCACGGCATCCGGTGGTATTTTCGGTGCCCTTGTACTGGGGTTTGGCCGGGCACTCGGTGAAACCATGGCCCTTGCCATGCTTGTCGGCAGTATGTCCACAGTTACGCTGTCCATCCTTTCCCCGGCAGACACCATTGCAGCGCTTCTGGCCAACACCTTTCCGGAAGCAGACGTTGGGCTTGAAACCGGTGCACTGATGTATGCCGCCTGTGTACTCTTGCTGATTACTCTGATCGTTAATATTGCAGGTGCTGTTATTGTTACCAAGGCAACACCTGGAGGAGATAAAAGATGAACCGGGACGGTCTTCAACTACCGCAGCTGGAA
This genomic window contains:
- the clpP gene encoding ATP-dependent Clp endopeptidase proteolytic subunit ClpP yields the protein MPLIPMVVEQSNRGERAYDIYSRLLKDRIIFLGSPIDNEIANLIVAQMLFLESEDPEKDINFYINSPGGVVTAGMAIYDTIQYIKPDVATVCIGQAASMGALLLTAGTSGKRFALPNARIMIHQPLGGAQGQATDIKIQATEILRMKDVLNEIIATHTGQDIEKVAADTERDFFMSGEQALEYGIIDRVVSDRSQLEQASEQGASKES
- the tig gene encoding trigger factor — protein: MQVKIEDQSSIKKVLSFEIPKETISKELNKAYAELKKKADIKGFRKGKIPRKVLENRFSADVHAEVAPRLIQEAFIEAVENHKLDIVGGPQLDPPELKPDAEYAFEITVEVKPELDDIDLQGLEIKKRLYEVAEGEIESQIYMLQKSMATKRKVEEERPVKEGDFVLIDYEGFLNGEAFEHAPKVENYVTAINREPLPKEFSEKLIGCIPVQDLEVEVVYDDDYHDENLKGKTIQYKVTLKEIQEEVLPEANDDLVKDLDQFETLEDVKASIRDNLEKGIVQRVKHEMSEQIFSQILEKIDFEVPQALVEGELDGIIAETEQAYAQNNTSLEDVGLSREIMQEKYRDVAEKQARRHLILDKIITQEKMELTDEELDAGFEEMAKAMSATKDAIKNFFNMDARQLEYYKHTQLEKKAIDLIIEKSNIIEVTPDDSQAAADVSTEEEGVQA
- the pstS gene encoding phosphate ABC transporter substrate-binding protein PstS yields the protein MKLKSLLNVALSAAVAASFMIAGSATASTTKITGAGASFPAPIYSEWFKDLAKKTNGEIRVDYQSIGSGSGIKNFIAHTVDFGASDAAMKQSEIDQVPEGVQLLPMTAGEIVLAYNLPGIDGLKLPRDVYPQIFLGKITKWNDAKIVAANPGVKLPDTPITVVVRSDKSGTTFGFTGHLSAISSDFKSAVGQGKMVQWTARNMVKGKKNDGVSSAVRQTPGAIGYTEYGFAKLNKLPTACLENKTGKFVCPGPEGGAAALANAVLPENMIVFINDPAGDASYPIATFTWMLLYKKNKSPELAAALRKMVEYCLDEGQKIADKAGYIPLPESVVEKVRAASKNIQ
- the pstC gene encoding phosphate ABC transporter permease subunit PstC produces the protein MADNEFLGNVGGRTLSKPPTPGDIFFDKSFRFLTRAFTWATIFLLAFIVYKIGGEALPAFPDLGIKFLFTSTWNSSQNIYGLLPQIWGTLYSSFLALLLGGFFGISIAIFITQDFLPYKIEIILKNIIELLAAIPSVVYGLWGIYVLIPLIRPFANFLHEYLGWIPFFSTRLSGLGLLPAALVLSIMILPTVAAISQDAFKAIPHKTKEAAFGMGTTRWEAILRVMLPTASGGIFGALVLGFGRALGETMALAMLVGSMSTVTLSILSPADTIAALLANTFPEADVGLETGALMYAACVLLLITLIVNIAGAVIVTKATPGGDKR